In a single window of the Pongo abelii isolate AG06213 chromosome 1, NHGRI_mPonAbe1-v2.0_pri, whole genome shotgun sequence genome:
- the PSMD4 gene encoding 26S proteasome non-ATPase regulatory subunit 4 isoform X3 produces MVLESTMVCDCEVLTTLTPDTGRILSKLHTVQPKGKITFCTGIRVAHLALKHRQGKNHKMRIIAFVGSPVEDNEKDLVKLAKRLKKEKVNVDIINFGEEEVNTEKLTAFVNTLNGKDGTGSHLVTVPPGPSLADALISSPILAGEGGAMLGLGASDFEFGVDPSADPELALALRVSMEEQRQRQEEEARRAAAASAAEAGIATTGTEGERDSDDALLKMTISQQEFGRTGLPDLSSMTEEEQIAYAMQMSLQGAEFGQAESADIDASSAMDTSEPAKEEDDYDVMQDPEFLQSVLENLPGVDPNNEAIRNAMGSLASQATKDSKKDKKEEDKK; encoded by the exons ATGGTGTTGGAAAGCACTATGGTGTG TGACTGTGAAGTGCTGACCACACTCACCCCAGACACTGGCCGTATCCTGTCCAAGCTACATACTGTCCAACCCAAGGGCAAGATCACCTTCTGCACGGGCATCCGCGTGGCCCAT CTGGCTCTGAAGCACCGACAAGGCAAGAATCACAAGATGCGCATCATTGCCTTTGTGGGAAGCCCAGTGGAGGACAATGAAAAGGAT CTGGTGAAACTGGCTAAACGCCTCAAGAAGGAGAAAGTAAATGTTGACATTATCAATTTTGGGGAAGAG GAGGTGAACACAGAAAAGCTGACAGCCTTTGTAAACACGTTGAATGGCAAAGATGGAACCGGTTCTCATCTGGTGACAGTGCCTCCTGGGCCCAGTTTGGCTGATGCTCTCATCAGTTCTCCGATTTTGGCTGGTGAAGGTGGTGCCATGCTGGGTCTTGGTGCCAGTGACTTTGAATTTGGAGTAGATCCCAGTGCTGATCCTGAGCTGGCCTTG GCCCTTCGTGTATCTATGGAAGAGCAGCGGCAGCGGCAGGAGGAGGAGGCCCGGCGGGCAGCTGCAGCTTCTGCTGCTGAGGCCGGGATTGCTACGACTGGGACTGAAGGTGAAAGAG acTCAGACGATGCCCTGCTGAAGATGACCATCAGCCAGCAAGAGTTTGGCCGCACTGGGCTTCCTGACCTGAGCAGTATGACTGAGGAGGAGCAGATTGCTTATGCCATGCAGATGTCCCTGCAGGGAGCAG AGTTTGGCCAGGCGGAATCAGCAGACATTGATGCCAGCTCAGCCATGGACACATCTGAGCCAGCCAAG GAGGAGGATGATTACGACGTGATGCAGGACCCCGAGTTCCTTCAGAGTGTCCTAGAGAACCTCCCAGGTGTGGATCCCAACAATGAAGCCATTCGAAATGCTATGGGCTCCCTGGCCTCCCAGGCCACCAAGGACAGCAAGAAGGACAAGAAGGAGGAAGACAAGAAGTGA
- the PSMD4 gene encoding 26S proteasome non-ATPase regulatory subunit 4 isoform X4: MVLESTMVCDCEVLTTLTPDTGRILSKLHTVQPKGKITFCTGIRVAHLALKHRQGKNHKMRIIAFVGSPVEDNEKDLVKLAKRLKKEKVNVDIINFGEEEVNTEKLTAFVNTLNGKDGTGSHLVTVPPGPSLADALISSPILAGEGGAMLGLGASDFEFGVDPSADPELALALRVSMEEQRQRQEEEARRAAAASAAEAGIATTGTEDSDDALLKMTISQQEFGRTGLPDLSSMTEEEQIAYAMQMSLQGAEFGQAESADIDASSAMDTSEPAKEEDDYDVMQDPEFLQSVLENLPGVDPNNEAIRNAMGSLASQATKDSKKDKKEEDKK, from the exons ATGGTGTTGGAAAGCACTATGGTGTG TGACTGTGAAGTGCTGACCACACTCACCCCAGACACTGGCCGTATCCTGTCCAAGCTACATACTGTCCAACCCAAGGGCAAGATCACCTTCTGCACGGGCATCCGCGTGGCCCAT CTGGCTCTGAAGCACCGACAAGGCAAGAATCACAAGATGCGCATCATTGCCTTTGTGGGAAGCCCAGTGGAGGACAATGAAAAGGAT CTGGTGAAACTGGCTAAACGCCTCAAGAAGGAGAAAGTAAATGTTGACATTATCAATTTTGGGGAAGAG GAGGTGAACACAGAAAAGCTGACAGCCTTTGTAAACACGTTGAATGGCAAAGATGGAACCGGTTCTCATCTGGTGACAGTGCCTCCTGGGCCCAGTTTGGCTGATGCTCTCATCAGTTCTCCGATTTTGGCTGGTGAAGGTGGTGCCATGCTGGGTCTTGGTGCCAGTGACTTTGAATTTGGAGTAGATCCCAGTGCTGATCCTGAGCTGGCCTTG GCCCTTCGTGTATCTATGGAAGAGCAGCGGCAGCGGCAGGAGGAGGAGGCCCGGCGGGCAGCTGCAGCTTCTGCTGCTGAGGCCGGGATTGCTACGACTGGGACTGAAG acTCAGACGATGCCCTGCTGAAGATGACCATCAGCCAGCAAGAGTTTGGCCGCACTGGGCTTCCTGACCTGAGCAGTATGACTGAGGAGGAGCAGATTGCTTATGCCATGCAGATGTCCCTGCAGGGAGCAG AGTTTGGCCAGGCGGAATCAGCAGACATTGATGCCAGCTCAGCCATGGACACATCTGAGCCAGCCAAG GAGGAGGATGATTACGACGTGATGCAGGACCCCGAGTTCCTTCAGAGTGTCCTAGAGAACCTCCCAGGTGTGGATCCCAACAATGAAGCCATTCGAAATGCTATGGGCTCCCTGGCCTCCCAGGCCACCAAGGACAGCAAGAAGGACAAGAAGGAGGAAGACAAGAAGTGA
- the PSMD4 gene encoding 26S proteasome non-ATPase regulatory subunit 4 isoform X2, with protein MVLESTMVCVDNSEYMRNGDFLPTRLQAQQDAVNIVCHSKTRSNPENNVGLITLANDCEVLTTLTPDTGRILSKLHTVQPKGKITFCTGIRVAHLALKHRQGKNHKMRIIAFVGSPVEDNEKDLVKLAKRLKKEKVNVDIINFGEEEVNTEKLTAFVNTLNGKDGTGSHLVTVPPGPSLADALISSPILAGEGGAMLGLGASDFEFGVDPSADPELALALRVSMEEQRQRQEEEARRAAAASAAEAGIATTGTEDSDDALLKMTISQQEFGRTGLPDLSSMTEEEQIAYAMQMSLQGAEFGQAESADIDASSAMDTSEPAKEEDDYDVMQDPEFLQSVLENLPGVDPNNEAIRNAMGSLASQATKDSKKDKKEEDKK; from the exons ATGGTGTTGGAAAGCACTATGGTGTG TGTGGACAACAGTGAGTATATGCGGAATGGAGACTTCTTACCCACCCGGCTGCAGGCCCAGCAGGATGCTGTCAACATAGTTTGTCATTCAAAGACCCGCAGCAACCCTGAGAACAACGTGGGCCTTATCACACTGGCTAA TGACTGTGAAGTGCTGACCACACTCACCCCAGACACTGGCCGTATCCTGTCCAAGCTACATACTGTCCAACCCAAGGGCAAGATCACCTTCTGCACGGGCATCCGCGTGGCCCAT CTGGCTCTGAAGCACCGACAAGGCAAGAATCACAAGATGCGCATCATTGCCTTTGTGGGAAGCCCAGTGGAGGACAATGAAAAGGAT CTGGTGAAACTGGCTAAACGCCTCAAGAAGGAGAAAGTAAATGTTGACATTATCAATTTTGGGGAAGAG GAGGTGAACACAGAAAAGCTGACAGCCTTTGTAAACACGTTGAATGGCAAAGATGGAACCGGTTCTCATCTGGTGACAGTGCCTCCTGGGCCCAGTTTGGCTGATGCTCTCATCAGTTCTCCGATTTTGGCTGGTGAAGGTGGTGCCATGCTGGGTCTTGGTGCCAGTGACTTTGAATTTGGAGTAGATCCCAGTGCTGATCCTGAGCTGGCCTTG GCCCTTCGTGTATCTATGGAAGAGCAGCGGCAGCGGCAGGAGGAGGAGGCCCGGCGGGCAGCTGCAGCTTCTGCTGCTGAGGCCGGGATTGCTACGACTGGGACTGAAG acTCAGACGATGCCCTGCTGAAGATGACCATCAGCCAGCAAGAGTTTGGCCGCACTGGGCTTCCTGACCTGAGCAGTATGACTGAGGAGGAGCAGATTGCTTATGCCATGCAGATGTCCCTGCAGGGAGCAG AGTTTGGCCAGGCGGAATCAGCAGACATTGATGCCAGCTCAGCCATGGACACATCTGAGCCAGCCAAG GAGGAGGATGATTACGACGTGATGCAGGACCCCGAGTTCCTTCAGAGTGTCCTAGAGAACCTCCCAGGTGTGGATCCCAACAATGAAGCCATTCGAAATGCTATGGGCTCCCTGGCCTCCCAGGCCACCAAGGACAGCAAGAAGGACAAGAAGGAGGAAGACAAGAAGTGA
- the PSMD4 gene encoding 26S proteasome non-ATPase regulatory subunit 4 isoform X1: MVLESTMVCVDNSEYMRNGDFLPTRLQAQQDAVNIVCHSKTRSNPENNVGLITLANDCEVLTTLTPDTGRILSKLHTVQPKGKITFCTGIRVAHLALKHRQGKNHKMRIIAFVGSPVEDNEKDLVKLAKRLKKEKVNVDIINFGEEEVNTEKLTAFVNTLNGKDGTGSHLVTVPPGPSLADALISSPILAGEGGAMLGLGASDFEFGVDPSADPELALALRVSMEEQRQRQEEEARRAAAASAAEAGIATTGTEGERDSDDALLKMTISQQEFGRTGLPDLSSMTEEEQIAYAMQMSLQGAEFGQAESADIDASSAMDTSEPAKEEDDYDVMQDPEFLQSVLENLPGVDPNNEAIRNAMGSLASQATKDSKKDKKEEDKK; the protein is encoded by the exons ATGGTGTTGGAAAGCACTATGGTGTG TGTGGACAACAGTGAGTATATGCGGAATGGAGACTTCTTACCCACCCGGCTGCAGGCCCAGCAGGATGCTGTCAACATAGTTTGTCATTCAAAGACCCGCAGCAACCCTGAGAACAACGTGGGCCTTATCACACTGGCTAA TGACTGTGAAGTGCTGACCACACTCACCCCAGACACTGGCCGTATCCTGTCCAAGCTACATACTGTCCAACCCAAGGGCAAGATCACCTTCTGCACGGGCATCCGCGTGGCCCAT CTGGCTCTGAAGCACCGACAAGGCAAGAATCACAAGATGCGCATCATTGCCTTTGTGGGAAGCCCAGTGGAGGACAATGAAAAGGAT CTGGTGAAACTGGCTAAACGCCTCAAGAAGGAGAAAGTAAATGTTGACATTATCAATTTTGGGGAAGAG GAGGTGAACACAGAAAAGCTGACAGCCTTTGTAAACACGTTGAATGGCAAAGATGGAACCGGTTCTCATCTGGTGACAGTGCCTCCTGGGCCCAGTTTGGCTGATGCTCTCATCAGTTCTCCGATTTTGGCTGGTGAAGGTGGTGCCATGCTGGGTCTTGGTGCCAGTGACTTTGAATTTGGAGTAGATCCCAGTGCTGATCCTGAGCTGGCCTTG GCCCTTCGTGTATCTATGGAAGAGCAGCGGCAGCGGCAGGAGGAGGAGGCCCGGCGGGCAGCTGCAGCTTCTGCTGCTGAGGCCGGGATTGCTACGACTGGGACTGAAGGTGAAAGAG acTCAGACGATGCCCTGCTGAAGATGACCATCAGCCAGCAAGAGTTTGGCCGCACTGGGCTTCCTGACCTGAGCAGTATGACTGAGGAGGAGCAGATTGCTTATGCCATGCAGATGTCCCTGCAGGGAGCAG AGTTTGGCCAGGCGGAATCAGCAGACATTGATGCCAGCTCAGCCATGGACACATCTGAGCCAGCCAAG GAGGAGGATGATTACGACGTGATGCAGGACCCCGAGTTCCTTCAGAGTGTCCTAGAGAACCTCCCAGGTGTGGATCCCAACAATGAAGCCATTCGAAATGCTATGGGCTCCCTGGCCTCCCAGGCCACCAAGGACAGCAAGAAGGACAAGAAGGAGGAAGACAAGAAGTGA